The sequence TATAATTAGAGATACTGACATTCAAGTAATaaggaaggaagaaaagattACCAACTCTACTCTGATCAAATAAATGCACAACATTAATGGGCGACCAAGAAAGAAACTTTTTTCtcattcaaaaaagaagaagctaCAATCAAACATTGCAGTAGTAGTAGAAAAGGAGTACAAGGGTTTGTGGCATCTACATAGAGTGAAAAAATAACAACAGTAATAGTGACTAACAAAGGGTTCTTAACTACATAGGTCTGGTACCGGAGGTTTTAGTGATTGGTGGTGGTAGGAATGCGAAGGCGCAACAAAATttcccggttttttttttttggtttgaaaaaATTTGTACAATGTGTGACGAAATCAGATTTCTTTCGGGTAttgaaatctgagaggacttgatTATTAATCAGCAACTCAATGCTTCATATTTGACGGGGATTGGACGactaaaattggcttgagataatAGGTTTCCAACAACTGCAATATCTCTGCAAAAGACTCCTTGGAaaactgctgctgcagctgctgctgatTTCTTCTCTTGTAAATTTAAGTTGTAATCTGGTGAAGAACAACTGTTTTTAGATGCTGACGATGATAGAACTTGTTTTTGCAATTCCCCGTCTAGTTTAGATTCAGACATTGTAACTTGGTGAatttgttgtggtgtttgttgaACTTGAGCTTGTGCTTGTAATGCCGCAGCTTGTGATGCTGCTTGAGTCTTTTGACGCTGTTTCTCAACTGCTGCTTCATCCATAATTGTAGCCATTACACTTGAATATCCCTTTTGCAGTAATCTGTAGAGTAATAATGCTGACATTCTCGCTTGATCCCTAACGGTATCAAGGTCACGCTCATCGACGAATTCACATCGATCAACAAAATTTGTAGATTTATCTGGTCTATGCTTCAAACAAAGAAGTAAATGTGCTCGTTCTAGTTCTGATCTTGAACAACCtcttctcaatccaatcaatgaaTAATAATCTATATTACTTGTTTCGCCTGATCCAACTCTTTGTCTGAGTTCTTGGATCTTAGTTGTTAATGCTCGAAGATTACTAGGTACATCTCGGTACCTAACATTGTGTCGCTTCCAGTTAGGCCCAGGTAGTTTTCTATCCCGTAAAATTGAATCATAAAGAAGCTTCATGTGTTCAAGATCACGAAGACAATCCGGTAAACATCGAGTTGTCTCAAGAATACTAGCTCTTATGGTTAAAGCTTGAATATTGGTTGGATCAAGTGCCAAAGTTCTATTGCAATCAGCAATTGCCTCAGCGAACCGACCAGCAAACTTATATGCTTGAGCTCTATGTACATAACAATCCGAAAGAAACCCTTGCGGTGTTCCTCGACGACCATCAAGGATTTTAGAGAAATGACGAATAGCTTCAGAGTATATACCTGCATCAAGTGCTGCGTGGGCAGCAGTTTTTCGCCGGAGAAGAAGTTTAATATGAGCTAGAATCTGAGTAATACTTTCTGATTCTGATGGCAGCGGATTTGcaagatgattgttgttgttcatATCACTGCAAAGAGGAATATTTGTAAAGGCAAAACTATCTTCAGACCAACAAACACTCTCTTTACGGAACGCTGCCGAAGCAAGACGTTTACCGGTTTGAAGAAGCACCATTGCATCTTCCATTAGTCCAAGATGGCAACAAGCTTGCCCTAACACCAAGTATCTGCATTGTTGAAAAGTGACTAAAATCAGAAATGCTCAAATATCTTGACCTTTTAAGACACAATTCACAGAAGCTATAAATGACGGTAGACTAATTTTGACCAAATTTTCACAATCATTTAATGGGATTAAGAGTCAAAGTTAAGCAAAACCCAAGGCTAAATTCACTTAAAGCAATGAACATCATAATATCTAAAAAAGGTTGCACAAGAAAGATAGAAATTTTACCTCCATTGCCCTTCTTTTTCACAGTTTTTGTACAAGCCAGCCATGACTTTGTTCTTAAGATCTGATACAGAGAAGCATTTGAAAGAAGGGTACTCTTTCTCATAGgaatctgatgatgaagaattatcACCAGACAATAACTTAACTCTCTCTCTAGACAATTGCTGTGAAGAAGAGTTCAAATCAGATGAATGAGAAGATTCTTCTGAAACCATTTTATAACTTGGAATATATTCTTGAAGCATGTCTGCAACTTCTCTAAATCTACGAAGATAAAGTAGAGATCGTGCTTTTAATTCGAGAGCTGTTTCAAATCGTGGTGATAATGCTAATGCTGCATCGAGTAGATTTAGTGCTGATGAAATCTCTGAGTATTCTTGTGTTGCTATCAGTACTCTAGCATCTTTTACATATTTATCAACAATCTGTAAAAACCAAACAAAATAACTCAGTGAGTACATTAATCAAACAGTTTCTATAATAAATCAAAAACATTGAAAAAAACCCAATATCACTATCTGTAAACACATTTCATCGACTAAAATAGAATCAAAATCACAtcctgataaaaaaaaatagcaTGGAAATCCCAAAGAATGGTACCTTTCTGTTGGTGAGCCACCAATGTTTCTTCTCACCACAAACTAAAGTAGGAGAAGTAGACATAACTTCAATATAAATCATTAAACAGAACCTTCTTCCTGTTCTTGTTTAAACCCTTGATTTTTCACTCAAATAACCATGAAAGAAGAGAGAGGGAGAGATACAGAGAGAAAGGGAGAGATAGAACAgagggaggaggaggaggaagaagcaAAGAAAAACTGAAGCTTATAAACCCATATGCTTTGAAATATGAAAGAGTAAAAAACTGAACtcaaattttctttgaattttctaaaataaaaaaaatgccaGCTTTGACTCTGAAAATCCTTGAAATTCTTTGCTGGCAATTCTCTCTTTCTAAAACACCAACTCACACGCTACCCCTCTCTCCGTCTCTCTCATCTAGCAGCCTACTACTACTCTACTGCTCATCctataaataagtttttgaattttTCGTTTTTATTAAAGGAAAAAAGAATTTTGTATTGAGAATATTAGTAGTATTACAAAGAGTGGGTGACTGTAGGTAAGTATTTGAATAGTGACCTGACGTAGGCGGTGATCGAGGAGAGAGATAACGGGGGTCCACACCACGAGTAAATTCACATTTCAATTACTTGGAAAAAGATAAGGTGGGTGCAAATATCAAGTTCGACACACCAATAAGCAATAAGTTATAAAATTTGGGTAAAGAGGCGATGCTGCTGCGAATAATAATGTTTCGTTTTTGTGTAATCGATCCATCGATCGATCAGCGATTCAGCGTGCTGTTTTACCGTTTTCTCCTTACAAGAGTGCTGGGCACGCGCCCATGCTCCTGCTAGATTCATTGGTTTCTAATGTTCGTTCATTTCTACATCTTCATAAAACAGTGCTTTTGGGTAACCACTGACCGTTTGTTCCGTCCCGGTTCTTGGTAATGTTCCcaaattgttaaaaaaaaatgtgCAACATCCCCGTAACGGAAAACACAATTAAACCCAGCCTACATGTCCATATCGGTTGAATCAGTATTGAAATTTCTTggaataccgtattgtttcagttcaaatcaacaaatttcTAAACGAAAATTCTAAATCATGATTAGGGATTAATTATTCTGTACCTGCTTAGTCATCTCAACTCTGGCTACGCATATGATCAATTAATTTAACTCTTCGAATCCAGTTTTATCCAAAGCATCAGATGAATTACTAATTAACTCCCttaagtaagaaaatatttttggtactTAAAAAAGTAACAATACTTAGGCTCACCAATTGATTAATCTCAGCTTCAAGCGCAAACGTTTCAATTTCTCCTCCCATCTCCACTACTGCCATCACACCAAAAAGTTTCCCCAATCAAGATTGAACAGAGAGGTCTTTGGTTTGCGATTGCTATCTTTGCTGTGATGACGCGAATAAATCGAAAAAGAAAGGGTGGGGTTCTTATTTAATAGTGAGAGTTGGGTCTCGGGAATCGGGATTGTTCTTGATGGTGGTTTCTGGAAGTTCTGCAGAGTTCTAACGTTTCTTTTAAGATACCTTAAAAGTTGGGAAAGAAATTTGAAACAAATAATATCGGAGATGAAATTTCATTTTTAATACCTGAAATACCCTTGGTTACAAACTATAATAACTAAGCAAATAAAATGTTTGGATGGGCAAATTTGGAACAAAAACTTGCAGCTTCAACTAAGGATAATTGGctttatataatagaatagatcATTTTTTTGAGAAGTGAAAGTGCAACCAAGAAAATGAAATCAGCAAAGGAGCACTTCACAATTCACATTATATAAAACTTATTTTGTTTCGAAAAGATAGGCATGCACAATTTAGCACAAAATTaataagtttttccaattttttcggAAGGTGCATTTCATTTTAACTAAAAGGTAAAAATATAACGTGAATATTGTCTATGTTAATCTTGCCTTCCCAGTTAAATTCTCATTTAACTCTCTTTGGTCGACAAAAATAAAGATTACCAAACCATTCACCAATTATTCAATGACTAGCTGCATTTTTGGTAAAGGATATCAGCCAACCATTCTGCTCTATATGTTGTTGTCTAAACCTCAAAACCTCACACTCTCGACAATTATCAATGGCAACGTTCAAGGTAAAAATAGTTCTCACCTCGGTCGAGCTATAAAGCACAACGGTATTTTGTTATGGATTTTGCACAATAAATTTGGCACAAATTTTTACTAATTTATTTAATGCTATCAATTGAAACCTTCCAACGGAAGTCATTAAACAATTTATCTTAAtgtttcaagacatgattcaaagataaatattttttatatgcTCGGTTTATTCCAtactcattttttttgttttttttttctttcaaatatgTTCATATCAACCTAGTTTATTAAATATCGGAGTTGAGtatttaaaattaaaacaatagATTCGTAAGATATTTACATGCTTATGTCTTTGTAGTACACTGgtaacaaaattaaacaataaTATCAGTGACTTGACTTTGATTTCAAAACTCGACGATCTCAGAGATGATCATATCACCTCTCAGAAAAAGAAGGGATATATCGGGAACTTCGGAACTGGTATTTTATTATTACATAACcttaaaaatgaataatttttacTTAAATCAATCTATATCGAAAAATGCTGTCTGAATTGTATATttcttcaaaatccaaactagtaAAACAACGAGAATGTTCTGAAACGCGGATTAGGTACATAACTTGTAAAATCTATAAGTCAAATTTCGTGGCCCAACCAGTGTTCCGATCGGGTTCGCATGGTCCATTTCTATAAAATTATGCAAATACccaacaaacaaatatcaagggcAAATATATTTAtctaaaatatatataaaaatactTCAACAAAGGCTATGAAGATTaggattaataaaaaaattattgggGGTTAGCCAACTTGGATTCAGAGGGAACTACGAAGACACTTCAAATCTTTTGTTAGCGGATAGTGAATCTATGAAAATCTACAAAAGTTATTGTTATTGGATAAAGATTTTGAGCAAGGGCTGGGGATGAGAACGTTCATTCAGAGTAAAGAAATTtgatcagaaaatatcaaattgGGTGTTGCTAAGGAGTAAGGAATGAGAACACTCACCCGTTTAATCAAAATCTTTCAGACATTCCTTCACATGCATGAGTAGCTGATAGTAGAGACTAAGTGGTCGAACATCAACCGCTTGGAGAAAAAATCCCATTAGCCGCAGATGATTAGCCTTTCAAAAAATTTTATAATAGTTTTTAATTAACCTAAATTCTTTTAGAGTGGACCCTTCACTGATTTTATTATGAACATATCCAAAAAATAAAATCTGGGAAAACAACTAACATCATCTGCTTGGACTTTTtaataaaaaatgataaataaagGAGCGGCTAAACATTAGCCTTTGAGTGTGTTACAATTGCTCCCTCATGGTCCGCAAAACACTCTTTCACCTAATTTTTCATTGGATTTGTTAGTGAGTGTTTTTGATACTCATTCCAAAAGTATTTACTGTTCTATgttattgaattttgattttagaaTCAATGATTTGAAGCTTTTAAGGATTTCGAGAGTTCAAGTAGAAATAATAATAACAGCTACTAATTAATAACCAAAATAAGCTACGACTAAattcatataaataaataaatactaaCGTTCCAAAGCTATAAGATTTATGAAAAATTCCAAGTGTCtgtgtttatgttttttttttcttttgatatcaTGTAACATTTTATTTCATGGAAAAATAGAGGTTACATGGATGTTTATAAGATAATCAAGAACATCgcaaaataagaaaattaaaatccaaatacaaataaagatacaaATTACgaataaatcgcgaagagaaataGCGATGAACTGCACTAGTATCCAATTTTTGTAGGGAGGAGGAAGGATGGTATAAACCGGAATAAAATCCGATCATTTAAGATAGTTGTCTTCTTCGAAAAGAGATGCTTCTGAAATTGAGAAGTAATTTGCTCTAACCATTGTTTGAGACGAACTCGGATGCCCTAAATCTCTTGGATTGAA is a genomic window of Papaver somniferum cultivar HN1 unplaced genomic scaffold, ASM357369v1 unplaced-scaffold_137, whole genome shotgun sequence containing:
- the LOC113334783 gene encoding uncharacterized protein LOC113334783 — translated: MIYIEVMSTSPTLVCGEKKHWWLTNRKIVDKYVKDARVLIATQEYSEISSALNLLDAALALSPRFETALELKARSLLYLRRFREVADMLQEYIPSYKMVSEESSHSSDLNSSSQQLSRERVKLLSGDNSSSSDSYEKEYPSFKCFSVSDLKNKVMAGLYKNCEKEGQWRYLVLGQACCHLGLMEDAMVLLQTGKRLASAAFRKESVCWSEDSFAFTNIPLCSDMNNNNHLANPLPSESESITQILAHIKLLLRRKTAAHAALDAGIYSEAIRHFSKILDGRRGTPQGFLSDCYVHRAQAYKFAGRFAEAIADCNRTLALDPTNIQALTIRASILETTRCLPDCLRDLEHMKLLYDSILRDRKLPGPNWKRHNVRYRDVPSNLRALTTKIQELRQRVGSGETSNIDYYSLIGLRRGCSRSELERAHLLLCLKHRPDKSTNFVDRCEFVDERDLDTVRDQARMSALLLYRLLQKGYSSVMATIMDEAAVEKQRQKTQAASQAAALQAQAQVQQTPQQIHQVTMSESKLDGELQKQVLSSSASKNSCSSPDYNLNLQEKKSAAAAAAVFQGVFCRDIAVVGNLLSQANFSRPIPVKYEALSC